Proteins from a genomic interval of Nostoc sp. TCL240-02:
- the trpS gene encoding tryptophan--tRNA ligase, giving the protein MGKQRVLSGVQPTGNYHLGNYLGAIRNWVEGQSEYENYLFVADLHAITVPHDPTQLAADTYTLAALYLACGLDLNHSTIFVQSHVSAHSELTWLLNCITPLNWLQDMIQFKEKAVKQGENVSAGLLDYPVLMAADILLYQADKVPVGEDQKQHLELTRDIAARLNHQFGKPDQPVLKLPDPLIRKEGARVMSLADGTRKMSKSDPSELSRISLLDSPEQIQYKIKRCKTDPIRGLTFDDPARPECNNLLTLYTLLSGKRKEDVAVECQDMGWGQFKPLLTDTIIESLKPIQEKYQAVTADKSYLESVLRDGGEKARAIANQTLSQVKAALGYSLPL; this is encoded by the coding sequence ATGGGCAAGCAACGTGTTCTTTCTGGAGTTCAACCAACGGGCAATTACCATCTAGGCAACTACTTAGGAGCTATTCGCAACTGGGTAGAAGGTCAGAGTGAATACGAAAATTACCTCTTTGTGGCTGATTTGCACGCGATTACAGTACCACACGACCCAACCCAGTTAGCAGCTGATACCTACACTCTTGCTGCTCTTTATCTAGCTTGTGGTCTTGATTTAAATCACTCCACCATCTTTGTACAATCTCACGTTTCAGCCCACAGTGAACTTACCTGGTTGCTCAACTGCATTACACCCCTAAACTGGCTGCAAGACATGATCCAGTTTAAGGAAAAAGCTGTTAAACAGGGAGAAAATGTGAGTGCAGGTTTGTTGGATTACCCAGTCTTGATGGCAGCTGATATTTTGCTTTACCAAGCGGATAAAGTGCCAGTGGGTGAAGATCAAAAGCAACACTTGGAATTGACAAGGGATATTGCAGCTAGGTTAAACCACCAATTTGGTAAACCAGATCAACCAGTTCTGAAGTTACCAGACCCTTTGATTCGTAAGGAAGGGGCAAGGGTGATGAGTTTAGCGGATGGTACACGCAAAATGTCGAAGTCCGATCCTTCAGAGTTAAGCCGAATCAGTTTGCTAGATTCACCTGAACAGATTCAATACAAGATTAAGCGTTGTAAAACCGATCCGATTCGTGGGCTGACTTTCGACGATCCAGCACGTCCAGAGTGTAATAATTTGTTGACGCTGTATACATTGCTTTCTGGAAAGAGAAAGGAAGATGTAGCAGTTGAGTGTCAGGATATGGGCTGGGGACAATTCAAGCCATTGTTGACGGATACAATTATTGAGTCTCTGAAACCAATTCAAGAAAAATATCAGGCGGTAACGGCAGATAAAAGTTATTTGGAGTCTGTGTTACGGGATGGAGGCGAAAAAGCTAGAGCGATCGCAAATCAAACTTTATCACAAGTAAAAGCTGCTTTAGGCTATTCACTTCCTCTCTAA
- a CDS encoding methylenetetrahydrofolate reductase: MYHTHSHTAFRRAVQAGEFLVTAEVAPPKGGNPAHMIQMAATLKGRVHAVNVTDGSRAVLRMSSLIASVILSQNGIEPICQVACRDRNRIGLQADLMGAHALGIRNILALTGDPVKAGDHPDAKAVFDLEAVRLLQLIRKMNQGVDCNEKPLTDGALDLFVGAAVDPQCKSWSGLQSRFERKIEAGAQFFQSQLITDFERLEKFMDTIASGYKKPILAGIFLLKSAKNAQFINRCVPGVNIPQHIIDRLAKAKDPFEEGVKIAAEQVQIARQLCQGVHLMAVKREDAIATILDLAGIAPVNQLVSK; encoded by the coding sequence ATGTATCACACCCATAGCCACACAGCCTTTCGCAGAGCTGTACAAGCAGGTGAATTTCTAGTTACTGCCGAGGTAGCACCCCCGAAAGGGGGAAATCCAGCGCACATGATTCAAATGGCGGCGACTCTTAAGGGAAGGGTTCATGCTGTCAATGTTACTGATGGTAGCCGCGCTGTGTTACGGATGTCTTCGTTAATCGCGTCGGTGATTTTGTCGCAAAACGGTATAGAGCCGATTTGTCAAGTTGCTTGCCGCGATCGCAACCGCATTGGTTTACAAGCTGATTTAATGGGCGCTCATGCTTTAGGTATCCGTAATATTTTAGCTTTGACTGGCGACCCAGTAAAAGCAGGCGATCATCCAGATGCCAAAGCAGTGTTTGACTTAGAAGCAGTGCGACTGCTGCAACTAATTCGAAAGATGAATCAAGGTGTTGATTGTAATGAAAAACCTTTGACTGATGGAGCGCTAGATTTATTTGTTGGTGCAGCAGTAGATCCGCAATGTAAAAGTTGGTCGGGTTTACAAAGTCGATTTGAACGGAAAATCGAAGCTGGAGCGCAGTTTTTTCAAAGTCAGTTGATTACCGATTTTGAGCGCCTAGAAAAGTTCATGGATACTATTGCCTCTGGTTATAAAAAACCAATTTTGGCAGGAATTTTTCTGTTGAAATCGGCAAAAAATGCTCAGTTTATTAATAGATGTGTTCCTGGTGTCAATATTCCCCAACATATTATTGATAGATTGGCAAAAGCCAAAGACCCTTTTGAGGAAGGGGTAAAAATTGCAGCCGAACAAGTGCAGATAGCACGGCAATTGTGTCAAGGTGTCCATCTAATGGCAGTAAAGCGGGAAGATGCGATCGCAACAATTTTAGATTTGGCTGGGATTGCTCCAGTTAATCAGTTGGTATCAAAGTAA
- a CDS encoding Rpn family recombination-promoting nuclease/putative transposase: MQTDKIFYSLFESFPSIFFAIIGDKTVNANAYEFVSVELKETAFRIDGVFIPTTETTNQPLYLVEVQFQLDPTFYRRFFAEIFLYLRQNESVNFWRAVVIYPQRSLDPSDRLPYQSLLNSSQVQRIYLDELDTAENSLQVAIVKLIIESEETAIDKGRELILQAKQELADEATRKQIVELIETILLYKFTRLSREELAEMLGIDDEFKKTRMYQSIKQDGLEEGRQEGRQEGRQEGRQEAKLEAIPRLLGLGLSMEQVAVALDLTLTQVQQAAQNQSG; the protein is encoded by the coding sequence GTGCAAACTGACAAAATATTTTATAGCTTATTTGAATCTTTCCCTAGCATATTTTTTGCAATAATTGGCGATAAGACTGTCAACGCCAACGCTTATGAATTTGTCTCTGTCGAACTTAAAGAAACTGCTTTTCGGATTGATGGGGTATTCATACCCACAACTGAAACCACAAATCAACCACTCTACCTTGTTGAAGTCCAGTTTCAATTAGACCCGACTTTTTATAGACGCTTCTTTGCCGAAATCTTTCTTTACTTGCGTCAAAACGAATCAGTCAATTTTTGGCGTGCTGTCGTCATCTATCCACAACGAAGTTTAGATCCAAGCGATCGCCTACCGTATCAATCGCTGCTAAACAGTTCACAAGTACAACGCATTTATCTAGATGAATTAGATACGGCGGAGAACTCACTTCAAGTTGCGATCGTTAAATTAATTATCGAAAGCGAAGAGACAGCCATTGACAAAGGTAGAGAATTAATTTTACAAGCAAAACAAGAACTAGCAGATGAAGCAACCAGGAAGCAAATTGTAGAATTGATAGAGACTATCCTGTTGTACAAATTTACCCGGTTAAGCCGAGAGGAGTTAGCAGAAATGTTGGGTATAGACGACGAATTCAAAAAGACAAGGATGTATCAATCTATCAAGCAAGATGGCTTGGAGGAAGGTAGACAAGAAGGTAGACAAGAAGGTAGACAAGAAGGTAGACAAGAAGCTAAATTAGAAGCTATTCCCCGGTTATTGGGATTGGGGTTGAGTATGGAACAAGTGGCGGTAGCTCTCGATTTGACACTGACACAAGTACAGCAAGCAGCCCAGAATCAGTCTGGCTGA
- a CDS encoding phosphate-starvation-inducible PsiE family protein, whose amino-acid sequence MYMQKRQKSRFLFSDRWLDRHSIVRNMEAFQDLIVIVLCLGLFAVMLIQLWGIAIALTQPLDYKHVTAKILFVLILVELFRLLMVYLQEHSISVGVAVEVTIVSLLREIVVHGALEISWVNTLAICGLLFVLGGLLVVCAKTPHMDCMSANTKLCPVVYKGGRERQNDEFEFQYSHQCDDNQPLG is encoded by the coding sequence ATGTACATGCAAAAGCGCCAGAAAAGTCGATTTTTATTTAGCGATCGCTGGCTTGATCGGCACTCAATTGTTCGCAACATGGAAGCCTTTCAAGACTTAATTGTGATTGTCTTGTGTTTGGGTTTGTTCGCCGTCATGCTGATCCAATTGTGGGGGATAGCGATCGCCCTCACGCAGCCACTAGACTATAAACACGTGACTGCAAAAATACTATTTGTGTTAATTTTAGTCGAGTTATTTCGGCTATTAATGGTCTACTTGCAAGAACATAGTATCTCTGTGGGAGTAGCCGTTGAGGTAACAATTGTATCTCTACTGCGAGAAATAGTAGTTCACGGAGCGCTGGAAATTTCTTGGGTTAATACGCTTGCAATTTGTGGTTTGTTATTTGTTCTAGGTGGACTACTCGTGGTGTGTGCGAAGACTCCACACATGGATTGTATGAGCGCGAACACTAAGCTTTGTCCGGTTGTGTATAAAGGAGGTAGGGAACGGCAAAATGATGAGTTTGAATTCCAATATTCACATCAATGTGATGATAATCAACCTCTTGGATAG
- a CDS encoding lipopolysaccharide assembly protein LapB has protein sequence MRLSFSIYPIAGLVSLMLVVSIPSPCLSLSGSVPSKLAQSNGKTAIDWLNQGLQAIQAGKVQDAIAAFKQAAKLDPTLAPAYYNLGLAYRQTGQLQPSADAFYRATQADPKFAPAFANLGGALLEGNNLQLANDYLQRALELDPKLGFAHYNFGLVREQQGDCQKAIASFKKAIEYSKNAPEPPYHIGMCYLQQGKLDQARDAFNQAVKINLKYPEAYYNLGSIWFQQNKLQEALEAFRKSAEANSNYPNAYYGAGLVFMQLKQYKDAVQVLQFARDLYNAQKNPQWAKNAEQLLQQAQNLNYKPR, from the coding sequence ATGAGATTATCATTTTCTATATATCCCATAGCAGGGTTAGTAAGTTTGATGTTGGTTGTTAGCATTCCCTCCCCTTGTCTTTCTCTCTCTGGATCTGTCCCTTCAAAGCTGGCACAATCTAATGGAAAAACAGCCATAGACTGGCTAAACCAAGGTTTACAGGCAATTCAGGCGGGCAAAGTACAAGATGCGATCGCAGCCTTTAAACAAGCAGCCAAGTTAGATCCAACATTAGCACCAGCCTACTATAATTTAGGGCTAGCATACCGACAAACAGGACAATTACAACCCTCTGCGGACGCATTTTATCGAGCGACGCAAGCCGATCCTAAGTTTGCTCCAGCTTTTGCTAATTTAGGTGGTGCGCTATTAGAAGGCAATAATTTACAGTTAGCTAACGATTATTTGCAACGAGCGTTAGAACTCGATCCAAAATTAGGATTTGCCCACTATAATTTTGGGTTAGTAAGAGAGCAGCAAGGAGATTGTCAAAAAGCGATCGCATCTTTTAAAAAAGCCATAGAATATAGCAAAAATGCACCAGAACCTCCTTACCATATAGGGATGTGTTATCTCCAACAAGGCAAACTGGATCAAGCAAGGGATGCCTTTAATCAGGCAGTAAAAATTAATCTGAAATATCCAGAAGCTTACTACAATCTCGGCTCAATTTGGTTTCAGCAAAACAAGTTACAAGAAGCATTAGAGGCTTTTAGAAAATCAGCCGAAGCTAACTCTAACTATCCCAATGCTTATTATGGTGCAGGGTTAGTTTTTATGCAGTTAAAGCAATATAAAGATGCAGTACAAGTATTGCAATTTGCTAGAGATTTATATAATGCTCAGAAGAATCCTCAGTGGGCGAAAAATGCCGAGCAATTGTTGCAACAAGCACAAAATTTAAATTACAAACCTCGCTGA
- a CDS encoding elongation factor G — protein MNEKVKSGSRNVAIVGPYLSGKTTLLESLLFVTGAISRKGSVKDSNTVGDSAAESRDRHMSVEVSAASTEYNGIRFTFIDCPGSVEFAQETYNALIGVDAAIVVCEPIRERVLTLAPLFKFLDDWEIPHLVFVNKMDRANIHVLETLHALKAVSSRPLVAHQFPITNGEQLTGFIDMVSEQAYKYHPGAPADPIPFPESLKEEEHKARAEMLEALANFDDHLLEELLEDIEPPQEEILKDLKMELGADLVVPVFFGVAEQDYGVRPLLEALLREAPEPETTAERRLKNIKGDTPLAQVLKTYYTPQGGKLSLVRVWQGKLTDGIVLNGIRTGGIYRLVGQQQQFVNQANAGEIVALSRLEGIKTGDTISIEQQSAIELPKAAQLEPVYALAITPEKRNDEVKLSSAINKLLEEDSSLAWEQHGDTHEVILWGQGEIHLQVTLDRLRRKYNLPMTTHLPQVPYKETIRKTVASVHGRYKHQSGGHGQFGDVFLDIKPLPRGTGFNFNETIVGGVVPKQYIPGVEMGVREFLTHGPLGFPIVDLAVTLTNGSYHNVDSSEQAFKQAARLAMQTGIPQAEPTLLEPILRVEVTTPSEFTSKVLQLLSGRRGQILGYEGRNDWQGWDNVSAYLPQAEMQNFIVELRSLTLGVGSFHWEYDHLQEVPEKLAERVIHSNGNSGNGNGK, from the coding sequence ATGAACGAAAAAGTAAAATCGGGTTCGCGGAATGTTGCAATTGTCGGGCCTTATTTAAGTGGAAAAACCACTTTACTAGAAAGCTTGTTATTTGTCACAGGGGCAATTTCTCGTAAAGGCAGCGTTAAAGACAGCAATACAGTGGGAGATAGTGCTGCCGAGTCGCGCGATCGCCATATGAGTGTAGAAGTCAGCGCCGCTAGCACTGAGTATAACGGCATTCGCTTCACTTTTATTGACTGTCCGGGAAGCGTAGAATTTGCCCAAGAAACGTACAATGCTTTAATCGGAGTGGATGCGGCAATTGTAGTTTGCGAACCCATCCGCGAGCGAGTCCTCACCCTAGCCCCTCTATTTAAATTCCTGGATGATTGGGAAATTCCCCACCTCGTCTTCGTCAACAAAATGGATCGGGCAAATATTCACGTCCTAGAAACGTTACACGCCCTAAAAGCAGTATCTAGCCGTCCTTTAGTAGCGCATCAATTTCCCATCACGAACGGGGAACAACTCACCGGCTTTATCGATATGGTGAGTGAACAGGCATATAAATATCACCCAGGCGCACCTGCTGACCCCATCCCCTTCCCCGAAAGTTTAAAAGAAGAAGAACATAAAGCACGGGCAGAAATGCTCGAAGCTTTAGCAAATTTTGACGATCATTTACTCGAAGAACTTTTAGAAGACATCGAACCACCCCAAGAGGAAATCCTTAAAGATTTAAAAATGGAATTAGGGGCAGATTTAGTAGTCCCCGTTTTCTTTGGTGTGGCAGAACAAGATTATGGTGTTAGACCTCTATTAGAAGCCTTGTTACGGGAAGCGCCTGAACCAGAAACTACAGCAGAACGTCGTTTAAAAAACATAAAAGGTGATACACCTCTAGCACAGGTATTAAAAACTTACTACACTCCCCAAGGTGGCAAACTCTCTCTCGTGCGTGTTTGGCAGGGCAAATTAACTGATGGCATTGTCCTCAATGGCATTCGTACTGGTGGAATTTACCGCCTTGTAGGACAACAACAGCAGTTTGTTAACCAAGCTAATGCTGGTGAAATTGTTGCATTGAGCCGTTTAGAAGGAATCAAGACAGGTGATACAATTTCTATAGAACAGCAGTCTGCAATAGAATTACCCAAAGCCGCACAGTTGGAACCTGTGTATGCCCTCGCCATTACACCAGAAAAGCGCAACGATGAAGTAAAACTCAGTAGTGCTATTAACAAGTTGTTAGAAGAAGACTCCTCACTTGCTTGGGAACAACACGGCGATACTCACGAAGTAATCCTGTGGGGTCAAGGCGAGATTCATTTACAAGTCACCTTAGACAGACTGCGCCGCAAATATAACTTACCGATGACAACCCATTTACCGCAAGTGCCTTACAAAGAAACCATTCGCAAAACAGTGGCTTCAGTTCATGGGCGCTACAAGCACCAAAGCGGTGGTCATGGACAGTTTGGTGATGTTTTTCTCGATATCAAGCCTTTACCACGCGGTACAGGGTTCAACTTTAATGAAACCATTGTCGGCGGCGTGGTTCCCAAACAGTACATTCCTGGGGTGGAAATGGGCGTGCGAGAATTTCTCACACATGGGCCTTTGGGCTTCCCAATAGTCGATTTGGCGGTAACTCTGACTAATGGTTCCTATCACAACGTTGACAGTTCCGAACAAGCCTTTAAGCAAGCTGCGCGATTAGCAATGCAAACGGGGATACCCCAAGCAGAACCTACCCTGTTAGAACCAATTCTGCGCGTGGAAGTGACTACACCGAGCGAATTTACCTCCAAGGTGCTGCAACTTTTGAGTGGTAGACGGGGGCAAATTTTAGGCTATGAAGGCAGAAACGATTGGCAAGGCTGGGATAATGTTTCGGCATACTTGCCACAAGCAGAGATGCAAAACTTTATTGTAGAACTGCGATCGCTCACTCTCGGCGTTGGTTCCTTCCATTGGGAATATGACCATCTCCAGGAAGTGCCGGAAAAACTTGCTGAACGCGTCATTCACAGCAATGGCAATAGTGGTAATGGCAACGGCAAGTAA
- a CDS encoding IS1634 family transposase, which yields MTPSVSEIRVQDIDHCGIVAGIIDQMCLVEQINQILGTHHQEIVSSGQAVKAMILNGLGLVSAPLYLFEKFFVGKATEHLLGEGISPEHLNDDRLGRVLDKLYEAGLTQVFVTVALAAAKKFGVEKDSLHLDSSSFHVHGEYTNNSTEGSGKPREITITKGYSRDHRPDLKQFIVDLMCSGDGDIPLYLNLRVADGNEADSAVFAQILKEFRHQWEIDALFVADAALYTEGNLKQMDSLRWLSRVPATLTTAQLLLEKMSQEAFVDSIVTGYRIAECCCDYGGVKQRWLVVESEARAAADLKQLEKRLTKHLQQAQSQLRQLSQQEFACAADAIQASGRFETQQRFHELAELEIIEHKRHAKSGRPRKDAQPQQCYYQIRATVVPNELAIATEKQRAGRFILATNVLDAQQLSNDDLLKQYKAQQSTERGFRFLKDPLFFTSSVFLNSKERVAALAMVMGLCLLVYTLGQRALRQALAQAKQTINNQLGKPTASPTMRWVFQCFMSIHLVTIAGFQHITNLTDERRWILQFLGAPCRKYYLLT from the coding sequence ATGACACCATCAGTATCAGAAATAAGAGTACAAGATATTGACCACTGTGGGATAGTGGCAGGGATTATTGATCAAATGTGTTTGGTAGAGCAAATCAACCAAATACTGGGAACACATCACCAAGAAATAGTCAGTTCAGGTCAAGCAGTCAAAGCAATGATTCTCAATGGCTTGGGTTTAGTAAGTGCGCCACTATACCTATTTGAGAAGTTCTTTGTAGGCAAAGCCACAGAGCATTTACTAGGGGAAGGTATAAGTCCAGAACACTTGAATGATGACCGCTTGGGCAGAGTCTTGGACAAACTGTATGAAGCGGGATTAACACAAGTATTTGTGACAGTAGCACTGGCAGCAGCCAAGAAGTTTGGGGTGGAAAAGGACAGTTTACACTTGGATTCAAGTTCGTTTCATGTGCATGGAGAATATACCAACAACTCAACAGAAGGTTCAGGCAAGCCAAGAGAGATAACAATCACAAAAGGATACTCAAGAGATCATCGACCAGACCTGAAACAGTTTATTGTAGACCTGATGTGCAGTGGAGACGGGGATATTCCTCTATATCTAAATCTAAGAGTGGCAGATGGGAATGAAGCCGACTCAGCCGTGTTTGCTCAAATCTTGAAAGAATTTCGTCACCAATGGGAAATAGATGCTTTGTTTGTAGCGGATGCAGCACTCTACACCGAAGGCAATCTTAAACAAATGGATTCTTTGCGATGGCTATCACGAGTTCCAGCCACACTGACTACTGCCCAATTACTCTTGGAGAAAATGAGTCAGGAAGCTTTTGTGGATAGCATAGTCACAGGCTACCGAATAGCAGAGTGTTGCTGCGATTATGGTGGAGTCAAACAGCGTTGGCTAGTGGTGGAAAGTGAAGCTCGTGCCGCAGCAGATTTAAAGCAACTGGAAAAACGTCTGACTAAGCACCTCCAACAAGCACAATCTCAACTGCGACAGTTGTCACAACAAGAATTTGCTTGTGCCGCAGACGCGATACAGGCTTCAGGGCGTTTTGAGACTCAGCAACGCTTTCATGAACTTGCTGAACTAGAAATTATCGAACACAAACGCCATGCCAAATCAGGCAGACCACGTAAAGATGCTCAACCACAACAGTGTTACTATCAAATTCGTGCGACTGTTGTACCTAACGAGCTAGCAATTGCCACTGAAAAACAACGAGCCGGGCGTTTTATTTTGGCTACCAATGTTCTTGATGCTCAACAATTGAGCAATGATGACTTACTCAAGCAGTACAAAGCCCAGCAATCTACTGAGCGTGGTTTTCGTTTTCTCAAAGACCCTTTATTTTTTACCAGCAGTGTTTTTCTCAACTCGAAAGAACGTGTTGCTGCTTTAGCAATGGTCATGGGTCTATGCTTGTTAGTTTACACTTTGGGACAACGGGCGTTACGCCAAGCTCTAGCTCAAGCAAAACAAACCATCAACAATCAATTGGGTAAACCAACTGCCTCTCCTACGATGCGGTGGGTGTTTCAATGTTTCATGTCGATTCATCTGGTAACGATCGCTGGCTTTCAACACATTACCAATCTTACTGACGAACGACGATGGATTCTCCAATTTCTTGGTGCGCCTTGCCGAAAATATTATCTTCTCACCTGA
- a CDS encoding transposase, with the protein MKAYSLDLRQKIVDAYACGDISQRKLAKNFGVTLSFVQNLLKRHRELGMIGPKVRTEQTATKLNAEQLEILRQLVIAQPDATLSELRERLYEKTEVLIGVATVNRMVRWKLHLNLKKKVSTSQKKVVMKSN; encoded by the coding sequence ATGAAAGCCTACTCTCTCGACTTGCGTCAAAAAATAGTTGATGCTTATGCCTGCGGTGACATTTCCCAACGAAAACTGGCTAAAAACTTTGGTGTCACCTTAAGTTTTGTGCAAAATTTACTCAAACGCCATCGAGAATTGGGGATGATAGGCCCCAAGGTGCGGACTGAGCAGACAGCAACAAAGTTGAATGCTGAACAGTTAGAAATCCTGCGCCAACTCGTCATAGCACAGCCCGATGCGACGTTAAGCGAATTGCGGGAACGACTTTACGAGAAAACAGAGGTCTTAATTGGGGTAGCTACGGTGAATCGGATGGTTCGCTGGAAACTTCACCTCAACCTCAAAAAAAAAGTCTCCACCTCACAAAAAAAGGTAGTGATGAAGTCCAACTAG
- a CDS encoding transposase has protein sequence MNRELICPSSANVPAPCPGLQAYAQKPNRKGKNVSVIGAISLKGLLTQWSGLGSIDALTFDAFIAQKLVPKLWPGAVVIMDNCSIHKSDELEALLIAAGAHLIYLPPYSPDFSPIENCWSKIKNILRRIGARTYPDLLQALDTAFAEVTIENLLGWFTHCCYCTSQD, from the coding sequence ATGAATCGGGAGTTAATCTGTCCTTCATCCGCAAATGTGCCCGCGCCTTGCCCTGGCCTTCAGGCCTATGCTCAAAAGCCCAACCGCAAAGGGAAAAATGTCTCGGTAATTGGTGCAATTAGCTTGAAAGGACTGCTCACCCAATGGAGTGGCTTAGGTTCTATCGATGCTTTGACTTTTGATGCCTTCATCGCCCAAAAGCTCGTACCCAAACTTTGGCCTGGTGCAGTGGTGATCATGGATAACTGCTCAATCCATAAAAGTGATGAACTTGAAGCTTTGCTCATCGCTGCTGGCGCTCATCTCATTTATCTCCCCCCCTATTCTCCCGATTTTTCACCGATTGAGAATTGTTGGTCCAAGATTAAGAACATTCTCCGTCGCATCGGTGCAAGGACATACCCTGATTTACTCCAGGCATTAGATACGGCATTCGCAGAAGTGACAATAGAGAATTTGCTGGGTTGGTTTACTCACTGCTGCTACTGTACCTCACAAGACTGA
- a CDS encoding DUF4058 family protein, producing the protein MPSPFPGMNPYLENPEFWAEVHSRLIIAIADVIAPQLRPKYRVAVEKRVYQMTDENSILVGIPDVVVGRSLTNTEKEPSNIAIAIPLTKPITVNLPILEEVREGYLEVREVATGEVVTVIEILSPKNKRTGEGRKAYESKRQQVLGSLTHLIEIDLLRGGEPMPILGNQIKSDYRILVSRSEYRPKAELYPFGLQEQIPTFLLPLRQGDTEPLLDLQALIHGVYDRAGFDLVIDYSGEPIPPLGEVYSAWVSELLKEQSLR; encoded by the coding sequence ATGCCTTCACCGTTTCCAGGGATGAACCCCTACTTAGAAAATCCCGAATTCTGGGCTGAAGTTCACAGTCGGTTGATAATTGCGATCGCAGATGTAATTGCTCCTCAACTACGACCCAAATATCGAGTAGCGGTTGAGAAACGAGTATATCAAATGACAGATGAAAATTCTATCCTAGTTGGTATTCCTGATGTGGTTGTCGGACGTTCTTTAACAAACACAGAAAAAGAACCGTCTAATATTGCGATCGCTATACCGCTTACAAAACCAATAACTGTCAATCTTCCTATTCTAGAAGAAGTACGAGAAGGATACCTAGAAGTTCGGGAAGTAGCAACCGGAGAAGTTGTCACAGTGATTGAAATTTTATCACCAAAAAATAAGCGTACTGGTGAAGGAAGAAAGGCATACGAAAGTAAACGTCAGCAAGTATTAGGTAGCTTGACTCATCTAATAGAAATAGACTTGTTGCGTGGCGGCGAACCCATGCCAATTTTAGGTAATCAAATTAAGTCAGACTATCGTATTTTGGTAAGTCGGAGTGAATATCGCCCTAAAGCAGAATTATATCCATTTGGACTACAAGAGCAGATTCCCACTTTTTTGTTACCTCTACGTCAGGGTGATACAGAACCATTACTAGACTTACAAGCATTAATACACGGCGTATACGATCGCGCCGGATTTGATTTGGTTATAGATTATAGTGGTGAACCAATTCCGCCCCTTGGAGAAGTTTATTCAGCTTGGGTGAGTGAGTTGTTAAAAGAGCAGTCGTTACGTTAA
- a CDS encoding prohibitin family protein, whose translation MGFIISLLTSLIAILVCLNTGRISGEKSRLAIRTITILISSIAILNSISRLLVIVPPGNIGVVNLFGEVSETTLNPGVHLLNPFNKVLNFSTRIKDVKENIDVTTQEGLSLNLDVSLQYKLDPQKAATVYKTIGTDETQLVISRFRSTVRAITANYPASAIYSTKRQEIAQKIDQQLTQEIPTLGFIVEEALLRNVKMPDILQVAIQNKLKTEQENQQMKFVLEKERQEAERKRIEAQGIADSQKIISSGLTNQVLQLRAIEATEKLAQSNNSKIVVIGSEKGGAPILIQPEAGTSRP comes from the coding sequence ATGGGCTTTATAATCTCTCTTCTAACTAGCCTAATTGCAATCCTCGTTTGTCTGAATACAGGTAGGATCTCTGGCGAAAAGTCGCGTTTAGCAATACGCACAATTACGATATTGATTAGCAGTATTGCAATACTGAATTCTATTTCTAGGCTTTTGGTGATTGTCCCACCAGGCAATATTGGTGTCGTCAACTTATTTGGTGAGGTTTCCGAAACTACTCTTAATCCTGGTGTCCACTTGTTGAATCCCTTTAACAAAGTGCTGAATTTTTCCACTCGCATTAAGGATGTGAAGGAAAACATAGATGTAACAACCCAAGAAGGTTTGAGTTTAAATCTTGATGTCAGTCTTCAGTACAAGCTCGATCCCCAGAAAGCAGCTACAGTATATAAAACCATTGGAACTGATGAAACACAACTGGTAATTTCCAGATTCCGCTCTACCGTTCGGGCTATTACTGCAAACTACCCAGCTAGTGCGATTTACTCTACCAAACGTCAAGAAATCGCCCAAAAAATTGACCAACAACTCACCCAAGAGATACCCACTTTGGGTTTCATAGTTGAGGAAGCTCTTTTACGAAACGTCAAAATGCCTGATATTCTACAAGTTGCAATTCAAAACAAACTCAAGACAGAGCAAGAAAACCAGCAAATGAAATTTGTTTTAGAGAAAGAGCGTCAAGAGGCAGAACGAAAGCGTATTGAAGCTCAAGGCATAGCTGATTCTCAAAAAATTATCTCCAGTGGACTTACCAACCAAGTGCTACAATTACGAGCGATTGAAGCCACAGAAAAGCTAGCTCAATCAAATAATTCTAAAATTGTAGTTATTGGTTCTGAAAAAGGTGGAGCGCCTATTCTGATCCAGCCAGAAGCAGGAACTTCAAGACCCTAA